In Apodemus sylvaticus chromosome 8, mApoSyl1.1, whole genome shotgun sequence, one genomic interval encodes:
- the Esd gene encoding S-formylglutathione hydrolase has translation MALKQISSSRCFGGLQKVFEHSSVELKCKMKFAVYLPPQAESGKCPALYWLSGLTCTEQNFITKSGYQQAASEHGLVVIAPDTSPRGCNIKGEDDSWDFGTGAGFYVNATEDPWKTNYRMYSYVTEELPELINANFPVDPQRMSIFGHSMGGHGALICALKNPGKYKSVSAFAPICNPVLCPWGKKVFNGYLGPDESKWKAYDATCLVKSYSGSQIDILIDQGKDDEFLSNGQLLPDNFIAACTEKKIPVVFRLQEGYDHSYYFIATFITDHIKHHAKYLNA, from the exons TGTTGAGctgaaatgtaaaatgaaatttgCTGTCTACCTACCACCCCAGGCTGAGAGTGGAAAATGCCCTGCTCTTTACTGGCTCTCTG GTTTAACTTGCACAGAACAAAATTTCATAACAAAGTCTGGCTATCAGCAAGCTGCCTCAGAACACGGCCTCGTGGTCATCGCTCCTGATACCAGCCCCC GTGGCTGCAATATTAAAGGAGAAGATGACAGCTGGGACTTCGGCACTGGCGCTGGCTTTTATGTGAATGCCACTGAAGATCCTTGGAAAACTAACTACAGAATGTACTCTTACGTAACAGAGGAG CTTCCAGAACTCATAAATGCCAATTTCCCAGTGGACCCACAGAGGATGTCTATTTTTGGTCACTCCATGGGAGGCCACGGAGCTCTGATTTGTGCTTTGAAAAATCCTGGAAAATACAAA TCTGTGTCAGCatttgcaccaatttgcaaccctgtGCTCTGTCCTTGGGGCAAAAAAGTTTTTAATGGATATTTGGGACCAGATGAAAGTAAATGGAAG GCATATGATGCAACCTGTCTCGTGAAGTCCTATTCAGGTTCCCAGATTGACATCTTAATTGATCAAGGAAAAGATGATGAGTTTCTTTCAAATGGGCAGTTACTGCCTGATAACTTCATAGCTGCctgcacagaaaagaaaatccctgtTGTTTTTAGACTACAAGAG GGTTATGATCACAGCTACTACTTCATCGCAACCTTCATCACTGACCACATCAAGCATCATGCAAAGTACCTGAACGCATGA